A single Marinobacter sp. es.042 DNA region contains:
- the lon gene encoding endopeptidase La produces MTRIPEDAVQEYPLLPLRDVVVFPHMVVPLFVGREKSIQALEAAMEGSKEILLVAQKDASTDEPGPKDVFDMGTLATVLQMLRLPDGTVKVLVEGNARATISGISEGEYLSGGAVLMDEEGLPEREQEVLIKTLMDEFEKYVKLSKKVPSEVSNALTGIEELERLADTMAAHLEMRIPEKQELLEALDIRKRVDLLLGKLDGEIDLIEVEKRIRGRVKKQMERSQCEYYLNEQMKAIQKEMGNLGEGNNDFEELEQKLEEAGLPEEARKKTETELNKLKMMSPMSAEATVVRGYIDWMLAIPWKKRSRVRHDIEKAREILDRDHYGLDEVKKRILEYLAVQSRVKKVKGPVLCLVGPPGVGKTSLGQSIARATNRKYTRMALGGVRDEAEIRGHRKTYIGALPGKLLQKLSKVGVKNPLFLFDEIDKMGMDHRGDPASALLEVLDPEQNHTFNDHYLEVDYDLSDVMFVCTSNSMDIPPALLDRMEIIRIPGYTEDEKVNIALRYLLPKQIKANGLRKDELKLPEDTLRDLIRYYTREAGVRGLEREIAKICRKVVRDHVESGEKVSVTLTQDMLEDYSGVKKFKYGLAEEKNEIGQVTGLAWTQVGGELLHIECALTPGKGRVVKTGSLGDVMQESIQTALTVVRSRAPGLGIADDFHEKHDLHVHVPEGATPKDGPSAGIGMCTALVSSLTKIPVRADVAMTGEITLRGRVLAIGGLKEKLLAAHRGGIKTVIIPDENVRDLKEIPENIKESLEIRPVKWIDEVLDIALAYPPEPRAEGSSPETGSGKPRDEEGDASERINTH; encoded by the coding sequence ATGACCCGTATACCCGAAGATGCCGTGCAAGAGTACCCGCTGCTTCCGCTGCGTGACGTAGTGGTGTTTCCGCACATGGTGGTCCCACTGTTCGTGGGCCGAGAAAAATCCATTCAGGCTCTGGAAGCCGCGATGGAAGGAAGTAAGGAAATCCTCCTGGTAGCCCAGAAAGACGCCTCTACTGATGAGCCGGGTCCGAAGGATGTGTTCGATATGGGCACGCTGGCCACGGTCCTGCAAATGCTTCGCCTGCCCGATGGCACCGTCAAGGTGTTGGTAGAGGGCAACGCCCGAGCGACCATCAGCGGTATCTCCGAGGGTGAGTACCTGTCCGGTGGCGCTGTCCTGATGGATGAAGAAGGGCTGCCCGAGCGCGAGCAGGAGGTCCTGATAAAGACCCTGATGGACGAGTTCGAGAAGTACGTGAAACTCTCCAAAAAGGTCCCTTCCGAGGTCTCCAATGCTCTCACCGGTATTGAGGAGCTTGAACGCCTGGCCGACACCATGGCTGCTCACCTGGAAATGCGTATTCCGGAAAAGCAGGAACTGCTGGAAGCGCTGGATATTCGCAAACGGGTGGACTTGCTGCTCGGCAAGCTGGATGGCGAAATCGACCTGATTGAGGTTGAGAAGCGCATCCGTGGCCGCGTGAAAAAGCAGATGGAGCGCAGCCAGTGCGAGTACTACCTGAACGAACAGATGAAGGCTATCCAGAAAGAGATGGGTAACCTGGGCGAAGGCAACAACGACTTCGAGGAGCTTGAGCAGAAGCTGGAAGAAGCCGGATTGCCGGAAGAGGCCCGCAAAAAGACTGAAACGGAGCTGAATAAGCTGAAGATGATGTCTCCGATGTCTGCGGAAGCGACCGTTGTCCGTGGCTATATTGACTGGATGCTGGCGATTCCCTGGAAGAAGCGCAGCCGTGTCCGCCACGACATCGAAAAAGCCCGTGAAATTCTCGATCGGGACCACTACGGCCTCGATGAAGTCAAAAAGCGCATTCTGGAATACCTTGCGGTTCAGAGCCGTGTGAAGAAGGTCAAGGGTCCTGTGCTCTGCCTGGTTGGTCCTCCCGGGGTGGGCAAGACCTCGCTCGGTCAGTCCATTGCCCGTGCGACCAACCGGAAGTACACCCGGATGGCCCTCGGCGGCGTGCGTGATGAAGCTGAAATCCGCGGCCACCGGAAAACCTACATTGGTGCGTTGCCCGGTAAGCTTCTTCAGAAGCTGTCCAAGGTGGGCGTGAAGAATCCGCTGTTCCTGTTCGATGAAATCGACAAGATGGGCATGGATCATCGTGGTGATCCGGCCTCGGCGCTGCTGGAGGTTCTGGACCCGGAACAGAATCACACGTTCAACGATCACTATCTGGAAGTGGATTACGATCTCTCCGATGTGATGTTCGTGTGTACCTCTAACTCCATGGACATTCCTCCCGCCCTGCTGGACCGGATGGAAATCATCCGTATCCCGGGTTACACGGAGGACGAGAAGGTCAATATTGCGCTGCGGTATCTGTTGCCGAAGCAGATCAAGGCCAACGGCCTGCGCAAGGACGAGCTCAAGTTGCCAGAGGACACCCTTCGCGACCTGATCCGCTATTACACCCGTGAAGCCGGTGTACGTGGCCTGGAGCGCGAGATTGCCAAGATCTGCCGCAAGGTGGTTCGCGACCATGTGGAGAGCGGAGAGAAGGTCTCAGTCACTCTCACGCAGGACATGCTCGAAGATTACTCGGGGGTCAAGAAATTCAAGTACGGCCTCGCCGAGGAAAAGAACGAGATTGGTCAGGTGACCGGTCTGGCTTGGACCCAGGTGGGTGGCGAACTGCTGCATATTGAGTGCGCCCTCACGCCTGGCAAGGGCCGGGTCGTGAAGACGGGTTCCCTGGGTGATGTCATGCAGGAGTCCATCCAGACGGCCTTGACCGTGGTACGTAGCCGGGCACCTGGTCTTGGAATTGCTGATGATTTCCACGAGAAGCACGATCTGCACGTGCACGTACCGGAGGGTGCGACACCGAAAGATGGTCCCAGTGCCGGTATCGGTATGTGCACAGCGCTGGTTTCTTCACTGACCAAGATTCCGGTTCGCGCCGACGTTGCAATGACCGGTGAAATCACTCTGCGTGGGCGTGTTCTTGCCATCGGTGGGTTGAAAGAAAAGCTTCTGGCAGCGCATCGTGGTGGTATCAAGACGGTGATCATTCCAGACGAGAATGTGAGGGATCTCAAGGAGATACCTGAGAACATCAAGGAGTCGCTGGAGATTCGTCCGGTGAAGTGGATTGACGAAGTGCTGGATATTGCACTGGCCTATCCACCCGAGCCCAGGGCTGAAGGTTCATCTCCGGAAACGGGTTCTGGTAAGCCGCGTGACGAAGAAGGCGACGCGTCAGAGCGCATAAATACACATTAA
- a CDS encoding HU family DNA-binding protein, whose translation MNKSELIDAIAESADISKAAAGRALDAMTNSITGALKKGDQVTLIGFGTFSVKERAARTGRNPQTGAEIKIPASKVPGFKAGKALKDAVK comes from the coding sequence GTGAACAAGTCCGAACTTATCGATGCAATTGCAGAGTCCGCAGATATCTCCAAAGCCGCCGCTGGCCGTGCTCTGGACGCAATGACCAACTCAATCACCGGTGCCCTGAAAAAAGGCGATCAGGTAACTCTGATCGGTTTTGGTACCTTCTCCGTAAAAGAGCGTGCTGCTCGTACCGGTCGTAACCCGCAGACTGGTGCCGAGATCAAGATTCCGGCCTCCAAAGTGCCTGGGTTCAAAGCAGGCAAGGCCCTGAAAGACGCCGTTAAGTAA
- a CDS encoding SurA N-terminal domain-containing protein, translating into MLQDIRNNAQGTIAKVIIGLLIVSLSIWGMDAIVGGFSGEPEVATVNGEDITEREFLRVVQMESQRRLSRMENPDPSMLDEDQIRTDVLDSLIQEQVLIQDANAQGLELNDADIDSLITQMPQFQVDGQFNRDRFVATVRNMGMGVGEFREAMRKQYVVNQIRAGIIQSGLVADENAEQLLQIQNQTRSFRVLDIPASSVADTVSVSDADVEAFYEENSSAFQQSERVDAAYITLSLGALAESIEVDDAELQAYYEQQAADLASEERRASHILIEEGSDADETMATIQERLAAGESFADLAREYSIDTVSAEDGGDLGYAGRGIYAEPFEEALFALEEGEVSEPVRTSFGVHLIRLEDVRESEVPSLDEMEEQLRRELAREKAREQFAEVRAELADSAYAADDLVGPAEELGLEVREANGVTRDGGQAPFDHAGLVRQLFSEDVLNAGYNTELIDVGDNVSVVARVNKYYEAEQLPLDQVRDQIRTTLEQRKTREALSERADAIIAELESGESPEGIGEWSSYEGLARNASEAGPAILQQVFSLPRPADGARFGKSVMANSAAVIALDEVTDGQVSEGGTELNQLREFLASLEGQREYAAYQQFLRNRAEVERP; encoded by the coding sequence ATGCTTCAAGATATTCGGAACAATGCCCAGGGCACGATCGCCAAGGTCATCATTGGTCTTCTTATTGTGTCGCTATCCATCTGGGGGATGGACGCCATTGTCGGCGGCTTCTCCGGCGAGCCTGAGGTGGCAACCGTCAACGGCGAGGATATTACCGAGCGGGAGTTTCTCCGCGTGGTCCAGATGGAGAGTCAGCGCCGGCTATCCAGAATGGAAAACCCGGATCCCTCAATGCTTGACGAGGACCAGATTCGCACAGACGTTCTGGATTCCCTGATCCAGGAGCAGGTCCTGATCCAGGATGCCAACGCTCAGGGACTGGAACTCAATGATGCTGATATCGATTCGTTGATTACCCAGATGCCGCAGTTCCAGGTGGATGGCCAGTTCAATCGCGACCGCTTTGTGGCTACAGTCCGGAATATGGGCATGGGCGTGGGCGAGTTTCGCGAAGCCATGCGCAAGCAATATGTGGTGAACCAGATCCGTGCGGGGATCATTCAGAGTGGCCTGGTGGCGGATGAGAATGCCGAACAGCTGCTCCAGATTCAGAACCAGACACGCAGTTTCCGGGTGCTGGATATTCCTGCCAGCTCAGTGGCGGACACGGTATCGGTTTCTGATGCTGACGTTGAAGCCTTTTATGAAGAAAACTCGAGTGCGTTTCAACAGTCGGAGCGTGTAGACGCTGCCTACATCACGCTTTCGCTGGGTGCCCTTGCTGAGAGTATTGAAGTTGACGATGCGGAGCTTCAGGCCTACTACGAGCAGCAGGCGGCCGATCTGGCCAGTGAAGAGCGTCGGGCGTCCCACATCCTGATCGAAGAGGGCAGTGACGCGGACGAAACCATGGCAACGATCCAGGAGCGCCTGGCGGCCGGGGAGTCATTTGCTGACCTGGCGCGGGAGTATTCCATTGATACCGTTTCGGCCGAAGACGGCGGCGACCTGGGCTATGCCGGTCGTGGCATTTACGCCGAGCCCTTCGAGGAAGCCCTGTTTGCCCTTGAGGAAGGCGAAGTTTCCGAGCCGGTTCGGACATCGTTCGGGGTTCATCTTATTCGCCTGGAGGATGTCAGGGAGTCAGAGGTGCCGTCTCTGGATGAAATGGAAGAGCAGCTCCGTCGTGAGCTGGCCCGTGAAAAGGCTCGTGAGCAGTTTGCTGAAGTCCGGGCAGAGCTTGCCGACTCCGCGTATGCCGCCGATGATCTGGTCGGCCCTGCCGAAGAACTCGGGCTTGAGGTACGGGAGGCCAACGGCGTTACCCGTGACGGTGGTCAGGCGCCGTTTGACCACGCCGGTCTGGTACGACAGTTGTTTTCCGAAGATGTCCTGAACGCGGGTTACAACACCGAGTTGATCGATGTGGGCGACAACGTGTCTGTCGTCGCCCGGGTGAATAAGTATTATGAAGCCGAGCAACTGCCGCTGGATCAGGTTCGCGATCAGATCCGGACGACGCTGGAGCAGCGCAAGACGCGGGAAGCTCTTTCTGAAAGGGCTGACGCGATTATCGCTGAGCTTGAGTCAGGTGAGAGCCCCGAGGGTATTGGTGAGTGGTCCAGCTATGAAGGGCTGGCACGGAACGCCTCCGAGGCAGGTCCCGCCATTCTCCAGCAGGTGTTTTCTTTGCCGCGCCCAGCGGATGGCGCCCGGTTTGGCAAGTCTGTGATGGCTAATTCTGCCGCGGTGATCGCGCTGGACGAGGTCACGGACGGGCAGGTCTCGGAGGGTGGTACCGAACTGAACCAGCTTCGGGAATTCCTGGCATCTCTTGAAGGCCAGAGGGAATACGCGGCGTACCAGCAGTTCCTTCGAAACCGTGCGGAGGTCGAGAGACCCTGA
- a CDS encoding MurR/RpiR family transcriptional regulator produces MAANQAHRDDNLLEDIQSRLETLNKSERKVAEAILRDPSAATRYSIAALARAADVSEPTVNRFCRGFSATGFPDFKIRLAQSIATGTPYIGQNVEPDDTVAEFADKIMLSTIASLDKARQALDPKALATAIDYLIQAKQINFFGMGGSAAVAMDAQHKFFRFNIPVMSYDDALMQRMVAAGANVGDVIVLISYTGRTRETVDIAQLARANGATVIGITNPDSPLAESCTVVLGVTAPEDTEVYMPMSSRIIHLSVIDILATGVTLKRGADFLGHLKKIKESLKPTRFPPT; encoded by the coding sequence ATGGCCGCGAACCAGGCGCACCGTGACGACAATCTGCTTGAGGACATCCAGTCCAGGCTGGAGACCCTTAACAAATCCGAGCGGAAAGTGGCCGAGGCCATTCTCCGTGACCCAAGCGCGGCCACCCGTTACAGCATAGCTGCCCTGGCCAGAGCCGCCGACGTCAGCGAACCCACCGTTAACCGTTTCTGCCGGGGTTTCTCGGCCACAGGCTTCCCGGATTTCAAGATTCGCCTCGCCCAGAGCATCGCCACCGGCACCCCCTATATCGGCCAGAACGTGGAGCCCGACGACACCGTTGCCGAATTCGCCGACAAGATCATGCTCAGTACCATTGCCAGCCTGGATAAGGCTCGGCAGGCGCTCGACCCGAAAGCCCTTGCAACGGCCATCGATTACCTGATCCAGGCCAAACAGATCAATTTCTTTGGCATGGGCGGATCTGCCGCTGTGGCTATGGATGCCCAGCACAAGTTCTTCCGCTTCAATATCCCGGTCATGTCCTATGACGACGCCCTGATGCAGCGCATGGTGGCGGCCGGCGCCAACGTGGGCGATGTTATCGTGCTCATTTCCTACACGGGCCGCACCCGGGAAACCGTGGATATCGCGCAACTGGCGCGGGCCAACGGTGCTACGGTGATCGGTATCACCAACCCCGATTCCCCCCTGGCGGAAAGCTGCACGGTGGTGCTGGGCGTCACCGCTCCGGAGGACACCGAGGTCTATATGCCAATGTCCTCTCGCATCATTCATCTGAGCGTTATCGACATTCTGGCAACCGGCGTAACCCTCAAACGCGGCGCGGATTTCCTCGGGCACCTCAAGAAGATTAAGGAAAGCCTCAAGCCTACCCGCTTCCCGCCGACCTGA
- the zwf gene encoding glucose-6-phosphate dehydrogenase, whose translation MVNKINTRCDLMLFGALGDLAQRKLFPALYQLERANLLPDGSRVLAIARSDADTETVRQQLFDKLKQHVKPEEFDAGLAKSFLKRVDYQILDFNEPDAFGVLNEWRDDVNNELIVYMATPPSMYGVIARNLRSASCCTEKTRVVVEKPIGHDLESSKVINDELGEVYNENQLFRIDHYLGKETVQNLIALRFANNLFASQWDQNHISHVEITVAESVGIEGRWGYFDKAGQIRDMIQNHLLQLLCLIAMDPPSDLSADSIRDEKVKVLKALKRITPDMMDSYVVRGQYTAGTSNGRPVPGYLEEEGANKGSATETFVALKAEIDNWRWSGVPFYIRTGKRLPEKLSQIIIHFKPAPHYIFDPDQKHLANNKLIIRLQPDEGMALKILTKDQGLDKGMRLRQGPLELTFSETFVTDRIPDAYERLLWEVMKGNQYLFVRRDEVEYAWRWVDQVIRNWKDGGEPPKRYAAGTWGPVASIAMITRDGRSWYEDV comes from the coding sequence ATGGTCAACAAGATCAATACCCGTTGTGACCTGATGTTATTCGGAGCCTTGGGTGACCTTGCCCAGCGAAAACTGTTTCCGGCGCTTTACCAGCTGGAGCGCGCGAACCTCTTGCCGGATGGAAGCCGGGTCCTGGCGATTGCCCGCTCAGATGCTGATACCGAGACCGTGCGCCAGCAGTTGTTTGACAAGCTGAAGCAGCACGTAAAGCCGGAAGAGTTCGATGCTGGACTGGCCAAATCCTTTCTGAAGCGGGTCGATTACCAGATTCTGGATTTTAACGAACCCGACGCTTTTGGTGTGCTCAACGAGTGGCGTGATGACGTCAATAATGAGCTTATTGTTTATATGGCCACCCCGCCGTCCATGTATGGCGTCATAGCCCGAAACCTGCGGTCCGCCAGTTGCTGCACCGAGAAGACGCGGGTGGTGGTCGAGAAGCCGATCGGTCACGACCTGGAGTCGTCGAAGGTGATCAACGATGAGCTTGGCGAGGTCTATAACGAGAACCAGCTGTTCCGGATTGATCATTACCTGGGTAAGGAAACGGTCCAGAACCTGATCGCTCTGCGTTTTGCCAACAACCTGTTCGCCTCCCAGTGGGACCAGAACCACATTTCCCACGTGGAGATCACGGTGGCCGAGAGCGTTGGCATTGAGGGGCGGTGGGGGTATTTCGACAAGGCTGGCCAGATTCGCGATATGATCCAGAACCACCTGTTGCAGCTGCTGTGCCTGATTGCCATGGACCCGCCCTCGGACCTGTCTGCCGACAGTATCCGGGATGAGAAGGTCAAGGTTCTCAAGGCCTTGAAGCGCATCACGCCTGACATGATGGACAGTTACGTGGTGCGGGGCCAGTACACCGCCGGCACCAGTAACGGCAGACCGGTGCCCGGCTACCTGGAAGAAGAGGGGGCAAACAAGGGCAGCGCCACTGAAACCTTCGTTGCCCTGAAAGCAGAGATCGATAACTGGCGCTGGTCGGGTGTGCCGTTTTACATTCGCACCGGCAAACGTCTCCCCGAAAAGCTGTCCCAGATCATCATCCACTTCAAGCCTGCGCCCCATTACATTTTTGACCCGGACCAGAAGCACCTGGCCAACAACAAGCTGATTATCCGTCTGCAGCCTGACGAAGGCATGGCTCTGAAAATCCTCACCAAGGACCAGGGCCTGGATAAGGGCATGCGACTTCGTCAAGGCCCTCTAGAGCTCACCTTCTCTGAGACCTTTGTTACCGATCGGATTCCCGATGCCTACGAGCGTTTGTTGTGGGAGGTAATGAAGGGTAACCAGTACCTGTTTGTGCGCCGAGACGAAGTGGAGTATGCCTGGCGCTGGGTAGATCAGGTTATTCGGAACTGGAAGGATGGTGGCGAGCCGCCAAAACGTTACGCGGCGGGAACCTGGGGCCCCGTCGCTTCCATTGCCATGATTACCCGGGATGGGAGGAGCTGGTATGAAGATGTCTGA
- the pgl gene encoding 6-phosphogluconolactonase produces the protein MSDLRLPEGVSDRSGETADGVALDLADAVAGFLAARLREAPRASLVVSGGSTPLPFFRALSGKDLDWGRVDVLLADERWVEESDDASNTRLVRENLLQNKAASARFRSLKQPGATPSEGLERVKAELSDLAMPIDVLILGMGKDGHTASLFPDAPELESAMNPECPEIVAAATPASQPQKRITLTWPPLRDARFTALHLKGEDKLQTLDRAMSEPDKVLEMPIRAFLKPGLQVFWSP, from the coding sequence ATGTCTGATCTGCGTTTGCCCGAGGGTGTCAGCGACCGCTCAGGTGAAACGGCTGATGGCGTGGCCCTGGATCTTGCCGATGCCGTCGCCGGATTTCTGGCGGCCCGCCTGAGAGAAGCGCCCAGGGCGAGCCTGGTGGTATCCGGCGGTTCCACGCCGCTGCCATTTTTCAGAGCGCTGTCCGGCAAGGATCTGGACTGGGGCAGGGTAGACGTTCTGCTGGCGGATGAGCGTTGGGTGGAAGAGAGCGACGACGCCAGCAATACCCGCCTGGTTCGGGAGAACCTGCTTCAGAACAAGGCGGCCTCGGCCCGATTCCGGTCGCTCAAACAGCCTGGTGCGACACCCTCAGAGGGGCTTGAGCGAGTGAAGGCCGAGCTGTCGGACCTGGCCATGCCCATCGACGTGCTTATTCTTGGTATGGGCAAAGACGGCCATACCGCCTCACTGTTTCCCGACGCACCCGAATTGGAAAGTGCGATGAATCCTGAATGCCCGGAAATCGTTGCGGCGGCCACGCCCGCGTCGCAGCCGCAGAAACGCATCACCTTGACCTGGCCACCCCTGAGGGATGCCCGATTCACCGCGTTGCATCTGAAGGGCGAGGACAAACTGCAGACGCTGGACCGGGCTATGTCTGAACCGGACAAGGTGCTCGAGATGCCCATCAGAGCTTTTCTGAAACCAGGCCTCCAGGTGTTCTGGAGTCCCTGA
- a CDS encoding bifunctional 4-hydroxy-2-oxoglutarate aldolase/2-dehydro-3-deoxy-phosphogluconate aldolase — MEKTVSQLSDYHRERVRAVLQSSPLVPVIAIQDLDAAVPLCQALVDGGINVLEITLRTEHGLKAIEEVRKAIPDAWVGAGTVTSIAQYRQVEAAGAQFVITPGVTEAILEFGLTSEAPLLPGIATISEMMIGYNLGYREFKFFPAEVAGGIPALKAFSGPFPDVTFCPTGGIRRNTAADYLALGNVQAVGGTWLTPADVVAAKDWEQITEIARGSLADL, encoded by the coding sequence ATGGAGAAAACCGTGAGCCAACTTTCCGATTACCATCGCGAGCGCGTCAGGGCAGTTCTGCAATCCTCACCCCTGGTGCCGGTCATCGCCATTCAGGACCTCGACGCCGCCGTGCCCCTTTGTCAGGCTCTCGTTGATGGCGGCATCAACGTCCTCGAAATTACCCTGCGCACTGAACACGGCCTAAAAGCAATCGAAGAAGTCCGCAAAGCCATTCCGGACGCCTGGGTAGGCGCGGGGACCGTCACCAGCATTGCCCAGTACCGCCAGGTAGAGGCCGCTGGCGCCCAGTTCGTAATCACCCCGGGAGTAACCGAAGCCATCCTGGAATTCGGCCTAACCTCCGAAGCCCCGCTGTTGCCGGGCATTGCCACCATCTCGGAAATGATGATTGGCTATAACCTCGGCTACCGCGAATTCAAATTCTTCCCCGCCGAAGTCGCCGGCGGTATTCCAGCTCTCAAAGCCTTCAGCGGCCCATTTCCGGACGTTACTTTTTGCCCCACCGGCGGCATCCGCCGCAACACCGCGGCCGATTACCTAGCCCTCGGCAACGTCCAGGCCGTTGGTGGCACCTGGTTGACTCCTGCAGATGTGGTGGCGGCCAAAGACTGGGAACAGATCACCGAGATTGCTCGGGGGAGTCTTGCTGACCTCTGA
- the pyk gene encoding pyruvate kinase: MLRRTKIVATLGPATDSPESLAAIIAAGVDVTRLNFSHGSAEEHIGRARRVREAAAAQGRFVALLADLQGPKLRIARFSENKVTLKAGQTFILDAAMDKEAGTEEKVGIDYEQLIEDVKPGDILVLDDGRIEMEVQSVSDHSITSTVLIGGPLSNNKGLNKRGGGLSADALTEKDKQDIVTAAKLGADYVAVSFVRTAEDMHIARRLLKEAGSDAGLVAKIERAELADDVEALDAVIEASDAVMVARGDLAVEIGDAQLVGVQKHIISRARVLNRAVITATQMMESMITSPMPTRAEVSDVANAVMDYTDAVMLSAETAVGDYPKEAVEAMVRICLGAEKHPSMHQSKHRIHESMEEVDEAIALSAMYAANHLEGVSAIICMTETGATPRLMSRIKSSLPIFAFSRHHSTQHRVVMFRGVQTVPFDSAKIPNEQTNALAVSELVNRGEVKDGDLVVITKGDYVNAQGGTNTMKIVRVGSDIR, from the coding sequence ATGCTCAGGCGTACCAAGATTGTCGCCACCCTCGGCCCGGCCACCGACTCACCGGAATCCCTCGCGGCCATTATCGCCGCCGGTGTGGATGTCACCCGACTCAACTTTTCCCACGGCAGCGCCGAAGAGCATATCGGCCGAGCCCGCCGTGTTCGCGAAGCAGCAGCGGCACAGGGCCGGTTTGTCGCGTTGCTGGCCGATTTGCAGGGCCCCAAGTTGCGCATCGCACGGTTCTCGGAGAACAAGGTCACCCTCAAGGCAGGCCAGACGTTTATTCTGGACGCTGCCATGGACAAGGAGGCGGGTACCGAGGAAAAGGTCGGCATCGACTACGAGCAACTGATCGAAGATGTGAAACCGGGAGACATTCTGGTTCTGGACGATGGCCGCATTGAGATGGAAGTGCAGTCGGTCAGCGACCACAGCATCACTTCCACCGTACTTATCGGAGGCCCGCTATCGAATAACAAGGGCCTGAACAAGCGCGGCGGCGGCCTGTCCGCCGATGCACTGACGGAGAAAGACAAACAGGACATCGTGACGGCCGCCAAGCTGGGGGCGGATTACGTGGCGGTTTCGTTTGTGCGCACAGCCGAGGATATGCACATTGCCCGGCGCCTGTTGAAAGAGGCTGGCTCCGACGCAGGCCTGGTCGCAAAAATTGAGCGCGCGGAACTGGCCGATGATGTGGAAGCCCTGGACGCAGTAATCGAAGCATCCGATGCGGTCATGGTTGCCCGTGGCGACCTGGCCGTTGAAATCGGCGACGCCCAGCTGGTGGGCGTTCAGAAACACATCATCTCCCGCGCCCGCGTTCTCAACCGCGCGGTGATCACGGCCACGCAGATGATGGAGTCGATGATCACCAGCCCGATGCCAACGCGAGCCGAAGTCTCAGACGTTGCCAACGCGGTGATGGACTATACCGATGCAGTGATGCTGTCTGCGGAAACGGCTGTGGGCGATTATCCCAAGGAAGCAGTCGAAGCCATGGTGCGTATCTGCCTGGGCGCAGAGAAGCATCCGTCGATGCATCAGTCCAAACACCGGATTCACGAGAGCATGGAGGAAGTTGATGAAGCTATCGCTCTTTCCGCCATGTACGCAGCGAACCACCTTGAGGGTGTCTCGGCCATTATCTGCATGACGGAGACGGGTGCCACGCCGAGGTTGATGTCTCGCATCAAATCCAGCCTGCCGATCTTTGCGTTTTCACGGCATCACTCCACCCAGCATCGGGTCGTTATGTTCCGTGGCGTTCAGACGGTGCCTTTCGATTCTGCCAAGATACCCAATGAGCAGACCAATGCCCTGGCGGTGTCGGAGCTGGTGAATCGTGGCGAGGTCAAGGATGGTGATCTGGTGGTGATTACCAAGGGTGATTATGTGAATGCCCAGGGTGGGACCAATACCATGAAGATTGTTCGGGTTGGCTCTGACATTCGCTGA
- the gap gene encoding type I glyceraldehyde-3-phosphate dehydrogenase has protein sequence MTIRIAINGFGRIGRNVLRALYENNYRSQLQVVAINDLGDAETNAHLLKYDSVHGRFEADVSHDSESLTVNGDRIAITALRNPEELPWKDHRVDVVFECTGLFTKRDKAAAHLKAGARKVIISAPSPDADAMIVYGVNHETLTTNHEIISNASCTTNCLAPVVEALHKAIGIESGLMTTIHSYTNDQKLSDVYHSDLYRARSATQSMIPTKTGAAAAIGKVIPELEGKLDGLAVRVPTINVSLVDFGFIASRETTVDEVNEAIKTAAEKNPVLGYNIEKLVSVDFNHNALSSIYDANHTRVLGRHVKVMAWYDNEWGFSNRMLDNALALIKAGQ, from the coding sequence ATGACGATCCGTATCGCAATCAACGGTTTTGGCCGCATCGGTCGCAATGTTCTCAGAGCATTGTATGAAAATAACTACCGGAGCCAGCTACAGGTTGTTGCCATTAACGACCTTGGCGACGCCGAAACCAACGCCCATTTGCTCAAGTATGACAGTGTTCATGGTCGATTTGAGGCCGATGTCAGCCACGATTCAGAATCACTGACCGTGAACGGCGACCGCATTGCCATCACAGCACTGCGCAACCCCGAAGAACTGCCCTGGAAAGATCACCGTGTCGATGTTGTTTTCGAGTGCACCGGGCTTTTCACCAAACGGGACAAGGCGGCAGCTCACCTGAAAGCCGGCGCGCGCAAGGTTATCATCTCTGCACCCAGCCCCGATGCGGATGCCATGATTGTCTACGGCGTGAATCACGAAACCCTGACCACCAACCACGAGATTATCTCCAACGCGTCTTGCACCACCAACTGCCTTGCACCGGTTGTTGAAGCTTTGCACAAGGCCATCGGCATCGAGAGTGGCCTGATGACCACCATCCACTCCTACACCAACGATCAGAAACTGAGCGACGTGTACCACTCTGATCTTTACCGCGCTCGCTCTGCCACTCAATCGATGATTCCAACGAAGACCGGCGCCGCCGCCGCCATTGGCAAGGTTATTCCGGAACTTGAGGGAAAGCTTGATGGCCTCGCAGTTCGCGTCCCCACTATCAACGTATCATTGGTGGACTTTGGCTTCATCGCCAGCCGCGAAACGACCGTTGACGAAGTAAACGAGGCGATAAAAACAGCGGCCGAGAAAAACCCGGTTCTTGGTTATAATATCGAGAAACTGGTCAGCGTGGACTTCAATCACAACGCACTTTCCAGCATCTATGACGCGAACCACACCCGGGTTCTGGGCCGTCACGTAAAAGTCATGGCCTGGTACGACAATGAATGGGGATTTTCGAACCGAATGCTGGATAATGCCCTCGCCTTGATCAAGGCCGGCCAGTAA